The following proteins are encoded in a genomic region of Gossypium hirsutum isolate 1008001.06 chromosome D05, Gossypium_hirsutum_v2.1, whole genome shotgun sequence:
- the LOC107904939 gene encoding F-box/FBD/LRR-repeat protein At1g13570 isoform X2 produces the protein MSIVIQREPSRLPSKADAEFDRISNLPGHVIDQILSRLPIRDAVRSSVLSRKWRYKWATIPCLVFDNHCFNFSSQDQSFIKNKLVNIIDHVLLLHNGPIHKFKLSHRDLLGVTDIDRWILCISRSSIKEVVLEIWKGQRYKPPSCLFNCQNLIHLELFNCLLKPPLMFKGFKNLKSLDLQHITITQDVFEKLISSCPSLERLTLMNFTGVTHLIIDAPNLQFFDIGGIFEDVSFLNTVHLSLVSIGLYVNIDNEENGAQDNSSKLLRFFVNLPHIRRLEIQSYFLKYLAMGYVPSRLPNLCVDLNHLSIRIDFDDLEENTAALCLLRSCPNLQELEMLARPEEQSSMERSTNFWEDDHWSSLFAHLRLVKVSGISGVKSEMDFIKFLLSNSPVLEQLTVKPASQEGEWELMKELLRFRRASIYAEVIYLDP, from the exons ATGAGCATTGTAATC CAAAGAGAACCATCAAGATTGCCCAGCAAAGCAGATGCAGAGTTTGATAGGATCAGCAATTTACCAGGACATGTTATTGATCAAATCTTGTCACGTTTGCCGATAAGGGATGCGGTAAGGAGCAGTGTTCTGTCAAGGAAGTGGAGATACAAATGGGCTACGATACCTTGTCTTGTGTTCGATAAtcattgttttaatttctcttccCAAGACCAATCTTTCATAAAAAACAAGCTTGTAAACATCATTGACCATGTACTTTTACTTCACAACGGCCCAATACACAAATTCAAACTTTCACATCGAGATCTTTTAGGTGTCACTGACATTGATCGATGGATACTTTGCATATCAAGGAGCTCTATCAAAGAAGTCGTGCTGGAAATATGGAAGGGCCAGCGCTACAAACCACCTTCTTGTTTATTTAATTGCCAGAATCTAATTCATTTGGAGCTATTTAATTGTTTGCTAAAACCTCCATTGATGTTCAAAGGTTTCAAGAATTTGAAGAGCCTTGATCTCCAGCATATTACCATCACCCAAGATGTGTTTGAAAAGCTCATTTCGAGCTGCCCTTCTCTTGAGAGATTAACATTGATGAACTTTACTGGTGTCACACATCTTATCATTGATGCACCAAATCTGCAATTCTTTGACATTGGTGGCATTTTTGAAGATGTTAGCTTTCTGAATACGGTCCATTTATCTTTGGTTTCCATTGGTTTGTATGTAAATATTGACAATGAAGAGAATGGTGCTCAAGACAATTCTAGTAAACTGCTCAGATTCTTTGTTAATCTGCCTCATATACGGAGGCTGGAGATTCAGAGTTACTTTTTGAAG TATTTGGCGATGGGATATGTGCCGAGCAGGTTGCCTAACCTATGTGTTGATCTGAATCATTTATCGATTCGTATAGATTTTGATGATTTGGAGGAAAATACCGCTGCTCTATGCCTCCTAAGAAGTTGTCCAAATCTCCAAGAGTTGGAAATGTTG GCTCGGCCCGAGGAACAATCTTCCATGGAAAGATCCACCAACTTCTGGGAAGATGATCATTGGAGCTCTTTGTTTGCACATCTGAGACTGGTCAAAGTGTCTGGCATCTCTGGTGTTAAATCGGAAATGGATTTTATCAAGTTCCTGCTATCGAATTCACCTGTGCTCGAGCAGTTGACTGTTAAGCCAGCTTCCCAGGAAGGCGAATGGGAGTTAATGAAGGAATTGCTGCGGTTCCGGCGAGCTTCGATATATGCAGAAGTCATTTATTTGGACCCATGA
- the LOC107904943 gene encoding pathogenesis-related thaumatin-like protein 3.5, translated as MPSMAISGLYLLFLNLFSFGTILSSATLFTLQNHCSFMVWPGSLSGNGAAIGEGGFVLAPGSSAQYQAPPGWSGRFWGRTGCTFDNSGSGKCVTGDCGGVLKCTGGGAPPVSLVEFTIAGGGSGDKDFYDVSLVDGYNVALGVRATGGSGDCQYAGCVSDLNSNCPPELQVIDSGSVVACKSACAAFNWPEFCCTGDHATPQTCSPTQYSVMFKNACPTAYSYAYDDASSTRTCSGSDYLITFCPTVS; from the exons ATGCCATCAATGGCGATTTCTGGGCTTTATCTTCTTTTTCTAAATCTCTTCTCTTTTG GGACGATTCTGTCTTCAGCGACGCTTTTTACACTCCAAAACCATTGCAGTTTCATGGTATGGCCAGGTTCACTCTCCGGTAACGGTGCTGCGATTGGCGAGGGCGGATTTGTTTTGGCACCTGGTTCATCAGCTCAATATCAGGCTCCACCTGGCTGGTCAGGTCGATTCTGGGGTCGAACCGGCTGCACATTTGACAACTCTGGCTCTGGGAAATGCGTCACTGGCGACTGTGGTGGCGTACTGAAGTGTACTGGCGGCGGCGCGCCACCTGTCTCCCTGGTGGAGTTCACCATTGCAGGCGGAGGCTCGGGTGATAAGGACTTTTACGATGTCAGTCTGGTGGATGGTTACAACGTTGCCTTAGGAGTCAGGGCAACTGGTGGTTCAGGGGATTGCCAATATGCAGGCTGTGTCTCGGATCTTAATTCCAATTGCCCGCCCGAGTTGCAGGTCATTGACTCGGGTTCTGTCGTAGCCTGTAAAAGCGCCTGTGCGGCGTTTAACTGGCCTGAGTTTTGCTGCACTGGCGACCATGCTACACCTCAGACTTGCTCGCCGACGCAGTACTCGGTGATGTTCAAGAATGCTTGTCCTACAGCATATAGTTATGCTTATGATGATGCCTCAAGTACTCGGACTTGTTCTGGGTCAGATTATTTGATCACGTTTTGTCCAACTGTGTCTTGA
- the LOC107904941 gene encoding probable galacturonosyltransferase-like 1, with translation MPKSPSLFDFHLLLLFTIFSLAAADAIAAARPITQQFKEAPQFYNSEICPKIVGEDDESDNGTSIFLCSDQSVHVAMTLDSAYIRGSMAAVLSILQHSSCPQNIVFHFVASATANASFLHATISSSFPYLSFQVYSFDDSSVSRLISASIRSALDCPLNYARSYLADLLPSCVRRIVYLDSDLVLVDDIAKLAATQLGDNSVLAAPEHCNANFTSYFTLTFWSSPTLSLTFANRKPCYFNTGVMVIDLDRWRRGDYTKKIEEWMEIQKRTRIYELGSLPPFLLVFAGNIVAVDHRWNQHGLGGDNFKGLCRDLHPGPVSLLHWSGKGKPWVRLDANRPCPLDALWAPYDLLQTPFALDS, from the coding sequence ATGCCTAAATCACCATCACTCTTCGATTTTCACCTTCTCTTACTCTTCACTATCTTTTCCTTAGCCGCCGCCGATGCCATCGCCGCTGCAAGGCCAATAACCCAACAATTCAAAGAAGCCCCACAATTCTATAACTCTGAAATTTGCCCTAAGATAGTTGGCGAAGATGATGAATCTGATAATGGAACCTCCATTTTTTTATGCTCGGATCAATCTGTTCACGTGGCAATGACCCTTGATTCAGCTTACATACGGGGTTCAATGGCGGCTGTTCTTTCAATACTTCAACACTCCTCTTGTCCCCAGAATATCGTCTTCCATTTCGTCGCCTCCGCCACCGCCAACGCGTCGTTTTTACACGCCACCATCTCTTCCTCCTTCCCTTACCTCAGCTTCCAAGTCTACTCCTTCGACGACTCTTCTGTTTCACGTCTCATTTCAGCCTCAATCCGCTCCGCACTAGACTGCCCTTTGAACTACGCTCGAAGCTACTTAGCCGATCTCCTCCCTTCATGCGTCCGCCGAATTGTGTACCTCGACTCCGACCTGGTTCTCGTCGACGACATAGCTAAACTCGCCGCAACTCAACTTGGAGACAACTCGGTCTTGGCTGCTCCAGAACATTGCAATGCAAACTTCACGTCTTACTTCACTCTAACGTTTTGGTCAAGCCCTACTTTATCCTTAACATTTGCGAACCGTAAACCTTGTTATTTCAACACCGGAGTAATGGTGATCGACCTTGATAGATGGAGACGAGGAGATTACACAAAAAAGATTGAAGAATGGATGGAGATTCAAAAAAGAACAAGAATCTACGAGTTGGGTTCTTTGCCgccatttttattagtttttgcaGGAAACATAGTTGCCGTTGATCATCGATGGAATCAACATGGACTTGGGGGCGATAATTTTAAAGGTTTATGCAGGGATTTGCATCCAGGTCCAGTTAGTCTTTTACATTGGAGTGGAAAAGGAAAGCCATGGGTGAGGCTTGATGCTAACAGGCCTTGCCCTTTGGATGCTTTATGGGCACCTTACGATCTCCTGCAAACGCCGTTTGCATTAGATTCTTGA
- the LOC107904939 gene encoding F-box/FBD/LRR-repeat protein At1g13570 isoform X1, producing the protein MSIVIKQREPSRLPSKADAEFDRISNLPGHVIDQILSRLPIRDAVRSSVLSRKWRYKWATIPCLVFDNHCFNFSSQDQSFIKNKLVNIIDHVLLLHNGPIHKFKLSHRDLLGVTDIDRWILCISRSSIKEVVLEIWKGQRYKPPSCLFNCQNLIHLELFNCLLKPPLMFKGFKNLKSLDLQHITITQDVFEKLISSCPSLERLTLMNFTGVTHLIIDAPNLQFFDIGGIFEDVSFLNTVHLSLVSIGLYVNIDNEENGAQDNSSKLLRFFVNLPHIRRLEIQSYFLKYLAMGYVPSRLPNLCVDLNHLSIRIDFDDLEENTAALCLLRSCPNLQELEMLARPEEQSSMERSTNFWEDDHWSSLFAHLRLVKVSGISGVKSEMDFIKFLLSNSPVLEQLTVKPASQEGEWELMKELLRFRRASIYAEVIYLDP; encoded by the exons ATGAGCATTGTAATC AAGCAAAGAGAACCATCAAGATTGCCCAGCAAAGCAGATGCAGAGTTTGATAGGATCAGCAATTTACCAGGACATGTTATTGATCAAATCTTGTCACGTTTGCCGATAAGGGATGCGGTAAGGAGCAGTGTTCTGTCAAGGAAGTGGAGATACAAATGGGCTACGATACCTTGTCTTGTGTTCGATAAtcattgttttaatttctcttccCAAGACCAATCTTTCATAAAAAACAAGCTTGTAAACATCATTGACCATGTACTTTTACTTCACAACGGCCCAATACACAAATTCAAACTTTCACATCGAGATCTTTTAGGTGTCACTGACATTGATCGATGGATACTTTGCATATCAAGGAGCTCTATCAAAGAAGTCGTGCTGGAAATATGGAAGGGCCAGCGCTACAAACCACCTTCTTGTTTATTTAATTGCCAGAATCTAATTCATTTGGAGCTATTTAATTGTTTGCTAAAACCTCCATTGATGTTCAAAGGTTTCAAGAATTTGAAGAGCCTTGATCTCCAGCATATTACCATCACCCAAGATGTGTTTGAAAAGCTCATTTCGAGCTGCCCTTCTCTTGAGAGATTAACATTGATGAACTTTACTGGTGTCACACATCTTATCATTGATGCACCAAATCTGCAATTCTTTGACATTGGTGGCATTTTTGAAGATGTTAGCTTTCTGAATACGGTCCATTTATCTTTGGTTTCCATTGGTTTGTATGTAAATATTGACAATGAAGAGAATGGTGCTCAAGACAATTCTAGTAAACTGCTCAGATTCTTTGTTAATCTGCCTCATATACGGAGGCTGGAGATTCAGAGTTACTTTTTGAAG TATTTGGCGATGGGATATGTGCCGAGCAGGTTGCCTAACCTATGTGTTGATCTGAATCATTTATCGATTCGTATAGATTTTGATGATTTGGAGGAAAATACCGCTGCTCTATGCCTCCTAAGAAGTTGTCCAAATCTCCAAGAGTTGGAAATGTTG GCTCGGCCCGAGGAACAATCTTCCATGGAAAGATCCACCAACTTCTGGGAAGATGATCATTGGAGCTCTTTGTTTGCACATCTGAGACTGGTCAAAGTGTCTGGCATCTCTGGTGTTAAATCGGAAATGGATTTTATCAAGTTCCTGCTATCGAATTCACCTGTGCTCGAGCAGTTGACTGTTAAGCCAGCTTCCCAGGAAGGCGAATGGGAGTTAATGAAGGAATTGCTGCGGTTCCGGCGAGCTTCGATATATGCAGAAGTCATTTATTTGGACCCATGA